A single window of Vigna unguiculata cultivar IT97K-499-35 chromosome 1, ASM411807v1, whole genome shotgun sequence DNA harbors:
- the LOC114179107 gene encoding glutathione S-transferase U25-like translates to MADEVVLIDSWASPFGMRVRIALAEKGINYEYKEEDLWNKSPLFLQMNPVHKKVPVLIHKGKPICESLIVVEYIDEVWFHTNPLLPSDPYQRAEARFWADYVDKKIYDAGRKILTTSKAEEREVGKKELIEALKLLEEQLGDKTYFGRDGFGFLDIAIVPFYTWFKSYETFGTFSVQSECPKLIAWAKRCLQKESVAKSLPDQHTVNEFVADRRKKLGIE, encoded by the exons ATGGCAGATGAGGTGGTTCTGATAGATTCGTGGGCAAGTCCATTTGGGATGAGGGTGAGGATTGCACTTGCTGAAAAGGGTATAAATTATGAGTACAAAGAAGAGGACTTGTGGAACAAGAGTCCTCTCTTTCTTCAAATGAACCCAGTTCACAAAAAAGTTCCAGTTCTCATTCACAAGGGAAAACCCATTTGTGAATCTCTCATTGTTGTTGAGTACATTGATGAGGTTTGGTTTCACACAAATCCCTTGTTACCTTCTGATCCTTACCAGAGAGCAGAGGCTAGATTCTGGGCTGACTATGTTGACAAGAAG ATATATGATGCTGGAAGAAAGATTCTTACGACATCAAAAGCAGAAGAAAGAGAAGTTGGGAAGAAGGAGTTGATAGAAGCCCTTAAATTGTTGGAGGAACAGCTGGGAGACAAGACTTATTTTGGAAGAGACGGTTTTGGTTTTTTGGATATAGCAATTGTGCCATTCTACACTTGGTTCAAATCGTATGAGACTTTTGGCACCTTTAGCGTACAGAGTGAGTGCCCCAAGTTGATTGCTTGGGCCAAGAGGTGCCTCCAGAAAGAGAGTGTTGCCAAGTCTCTTCCTGATCAGCATACGGTCAATGAATTCGTAGCGGATaggagaaagaaattaggcatTGAGTAG